In Clostridium sp., one DNA window encodes the following:
- a CDS encoding PadR family transcriptional regulator has product MKQTQLLKGVLEGCVLLIVLENQVYGYEMIQLLKKHGFKEIVAGTVYPLLQKLEKQGYLSSMIKPSPEGPDRRYYCITPEGKAHCRDFIEQWKDLVSKVDDLISLKGEKLDE; this is encoded by the coding sequence TTGAAGCAGACTCAGCTCTTGAAGGGTGTGCTGGAAGGATGCGTGCTTTTGATTGTTTTAGAGAATCAGGTATACGGATATGAGATGATTCAGCTGCTAAAAAAACACGGGTTTAAGGAAATAGTTGCTGGTACCGTATATCCGCTGCTGCAAAAATTAGAGAAGCAAGGTTATCTTTCCAGTATGATAAAACCTTCCCCGGAAGGCCCCGATAGAAGATATTATTGTATAACCCCGGAGGGGAAGGCTCACTGCAGGGATTTTATTGAACAGTGGAAGGATTTGGTGTCAAAGGTTGATGATCTGATAAGTTTAAAAGGAGAAAAATTGGATGAATAA
- a CDS encoding APC family permease: MSKNIGTITLSGLISGSVLGSGIILLPPIAYKLVGRWAVAAWIIIMLLGVIFAYVFIFLSLKSPGNEGVAIAVGNAFGGFFRELTSNFLTAAVCFGPTAVLITASEFLKNFSLFSNIKVEIIAVGMEIICTIILMYGVKALGKFTLILTGFTAVLLFCGGMYTLIFASNVHVHQTSFSISKFEYTLLILFWAIIGWEIVGSYIEDIKNPKKTLVEAMTVSLIVIISLYIIIALSIQNVSAGNHDILAIMTPLFGSFSLPVITVAASGLCMCTYLMVVGGVSRMSAQRGANNKLPAYLSYVNRYGSPINAIITLVCIHFVVLSLSAADFINLDKIITCANVFFLSNAIIGLAAGFKLLHNIKLKIAIFILIISFVLLLLKAALWSLLLLISVILLSIYTNKIVS; this comes from the coding sequence ATGAGTAAAAATATTGGAACAATAACACTTTCCGGCCTCATATCAGGCTCGGTACTGGGATCGGGAATAATACTGCTGCCGCCCATTGCCTACAAGCTGGTCGGGAGATGGGCAGTAGCTGCCTGGATTATTATAATGCTGCTTGGTGTTATATTTGCCTATGTTTTTATATTCTTGAGTTTGAAAAGTCCTGGAAATGAAGGCGTTGCAATTGCAGTTGGAAATGCTTTCGGAGGTTTTTTTCGAGAACTGACTTCAAATTTTCTCACAGCGGCAGTTTGTTTTGGCCCTACAGCAGTTTTGATTACAGCTTCAGAATTTTTAAAAAACTTTAGCCTTTTTTCAAATATAAAGGTGGAGATAATCGCAGTTGGAATGGAAATCATATGTACCATAATTCTTATGTATGGAGTAAAAGCCCTGGGAAAATTCACTTTAATCTTAACGGGATTTACAGCTGTACTACTATTTTGCGGAGGTATGTATACACTGATTTTTGCTTCAAATGTACATGTACATCAAACCTCCTTTTCCATTTCCAAATTTGAATATACTCTCCTGATTTTATTTTGGGCAATCATAGGATGGGAAATTGTAGGCAGCTATATTGAAGATATAAAAAATCCTAAAAAAACGCTTGTTGAAGCAATGACTGTAAGCTTAATAGTAATTATCAGCTTATATATTATTATTGCCCTTTCCATACAAAATGTGTCTGCCGGTAATCACGATATACTGGCAATCATGACGCCTCTGTTTGGCTCGTTTTCTTTGCCTGTAATCACTGTTGCTGCATCAGGATTATGCATGTGCACCTACCTTATGGTAGTCGGGGGAGTTTCAAGAATGAGTGCACAGCGTGGGGCAAACAATAAACTGCCTGCATATCTGTCATATGTAAACAGATATGGAAGTCCCATTAATGCTATCATAACACTTGTATGTATACATTTTGTAGTCTTATCTCTGTCTGCTGCAGACTTTATAAATCTGGATAAAATTATAACCTGTGCCAATGTATTTTTCCTATCCAATGCAATAATTGGATTAGCTGCTGGATTTAAGCTGCTGCACAATATCAAGCTGAAAATTGCGATTTTCATACTCATCATATCATTTGTGCTATTATTGCTTAAAGCAGCGTTATGGAGTCTTTTACTTCTAATTTCAGTGATACTTTTATCTATATATACTAATAAAATTGTATCATAA
- a CDS encoding LysR family transcriptional regulator translates to MEFRNLITFSEIAHLKSYTRAAEELGYAQSTITTQIKLLEEALGVKLFEKIGRKIHLTLKGQVFLKYTENIISLTEEAIEAVGGIGIPCGILRIGIVESLCTMRLPELLKNYHMKYPEVEIIIKVGVCSDLRSMLKNNIVDLAFILDKKTVDPDLICCVSCNEPMIFLASPVNRLAGKRQVTMEDIKDEPLIVTEKGCSYRNIFEKMFQKSGLKPNIALEVGSIEAIKSFTMSNLGITLLPVMTVEKEIQNGRLVGFDLDGCEFNMATQILYHKNKCLTAAMRAFISEAKG, encoded by the coding sequence ATGGAGTTTAGAAATCTGATAACATTTTCAGAAATTGCCCATTTGAAAAGTTACACCAGGGCAGCAGAGGAATTGGGATATGCCCAGTCCACTATTACAACCCAGATTAAACTTTTGGAGGAGGCGCTTGGTGTAAAACTGTTTGAAAAAATCGGAAGAAAAATACACCTTACTTTAAAAGGCCAAGTATTTCTCAAATATACAGAAAACATAATAAGTCTTACAGAGGAGGCAATAGAAGCAGTGGGTGGCATAGGTATTCCCTGTGGAATTTTAAGAATAGGAATTGTGGAGTCCCTGTGTACTATGAGGCTTCCAGAACTACTTAAAAACTATCATATGAAATATCCTGAAGTAGAGATCATAATTAAAGTTGGAGTTTGTTCGGATTTAAGAAGTATGCTCAAAAACAATATAGTTGATCTTGCATTCATTCTGGATAAAAAAACTGTTGATCCGGATTTGATATGCTGTGTATCCTGCAATGAACCCATGATATTTCTGGCCTCTCCAGTAAACAGACTTGCCGGCAAAAGACAGGTTACAATGGAGGATATTAAAGATGAGCCTTTGATTGTAACAGAAAAGGGCTGCAGCTACAGAAATATTTTTGAGAAAATGTTTCAAAAATCAGGTCTAAAACCTAATATAGCTTTGGAAGTTGGAAGTATTGAAGCAATTAAAAGTTTTACCATGAGTAATCTTGGAATAACCCTGCTTCCCGTTATGACTGTAGAGAAAGAAATTCAAAATGGACGACTTGTGGGGTTTGATCTGGATGGATGTGAATTTAATATGGCAACACAAATACTATACCACAAGAATAAGTGTCTAACAGCTGCAATGAGAGCTTTTATATCAGAGGCTAAAGGTTAA
- a CDS encoding nitroreductase family protein, whose protein sequence is MDFLELAKKRYSVRNFDTKQVEQEKVDLILEAGRLAPTACNNQPQRILVLNTKEDMDKLKVCTPFTFDAPLALIVCYDKITSWKRTFDNQDMGIVDASIVATHIILEAANLGLGSTWVGHFDPEKAKTAFFMPENIVPVVVLPIGYLNEISIPNPNHNKRFDLAKTVVHNTFNTQ, encoded by the coding sequence ATGGATTTTTTAGAGTTGGCTAAGAAACGCTATTCGGTTCGGAATTTTGATACAAAACAAGTAGAACAAGAAAAAGTGGACTTGATTCTGGAGGCTGGTAGGCTTGCTCCCACAGCATGTAATAATCAGCCACAAAGAATCCTTGTTCTGAATACAAAGGAAGATATGGACAAACTAAAAGTCTGTACTCCATTTACATTTGATGCTCCATTAGCTTTAATTGTTTGTTATGATAAAATAACCAGTTGGAAAAGGACATTTGACAATCAGGATATGGGAATTGTGGATGCAAGTATTGTAGCTACCCATATTATACTAGAAGCAGCCAATCTTGGATTAGGAAGCACATGGGTTGGCCATTTTGATCCTGAAAAAGCAAAGACAGCTTTTTTTATGCCAGAGAATATCGTTCCGGTTGTGGTACTGCCGATTGGCTACCTAAATGAGATAAGTATTCCAAATCCTAATCACAATAAGCGCTTTGATCTAGCGAAAACTGTGGTCCACAATACTTTTAATACTCAGTGA
- a CDS encoding NADH:flavin oxidoreductase, whose protein sequence is MSNIFSPLQVKDVHFTNRIVMAPMVRFGFSCKNGIMGEKLLQEYLERADKDIGLMISQVLCVSPDAKTAGGAGAYSEDHIGYLHKMAEAGHRNGSCFFAQLGMPGYAFYDNFMKDVNSLTTQDLIKIRDKFIHAAEICKKAGLDGIEMHGAHTFFLNMMSSVCSNRRQDIYGGDLFGRLTLAKEIIEGIKSFAGDNFIVSYRMGWCDSLDTDVQTAQLLEKIGIDMLHVSTGIPEDRKLELPQSFEYNDVVYTGCHVKKHVGVPIIVVNDIKTLGRGNKLIENGCCDFAAYGKPFLADGAFVKHSIGNMDYKPCFECGNCQWFTNGEKCPARLLLKRQATKAAESER, encoded by the coding sequence ATGTCGAATATTTTTTCTCCACTTCAAGTAAAAGATGTCCATTTTACAAATAGGATTGTGATGGCTCCTATGGTTCGCTTTGGCTTTTCTTGCAAGAATGGAATCATGGGTGAAAAGTTGTTGCAGGAATATTTGGAGCGGGCAGACAAAGACATAGGCTTGATGATAAGTCAGGTGCTTTGTGTATCGCCCGATGCAAAAACTGCAGGTGGAGCCGGCGCCTATTCAGAGGATCATATCGGTTATCTCCACAAGATGGCTGAAGCCGGACATAGGAACGGAAGCTGTTTTTTTGCACAACTCGGTATGCCAGGTTATGCATTTTATGACAATTTTATGAAAGACGTCAACAGCTTGACAACACAGGATTTAATCAAAATACGGGACAAATTTATCCATGCCGCAGAAATTTGTAAAAAGGCCGGACTGGATGGGATAGAGATGCATGGAGCCCATACTTTTTTCCTGAACATGATGTCCTCGGTCTGTTCTAATAGACGTCAGGATATTTATGGCGGCGATCTTTTTGGCAGATTGACTTTGGCAAAGGAGATCATTGAGGGAATCAAAAGTTTTGCCGGGGACAACTTCATCGTATCCTATCGAATGGGATGGTGTGACAGCCTGGATACTGATGTACAAACTGCTCAGCTTCTGGAGAAAATTGGAATTGACATGCTCCATGTATCCACCGGCATCCCGGAAGATCGGAAATTGGAACTGCCTCAGTCCTTTGAATACAATGATGTAGTTTATACTGGATGTCATGTAAAAAAGCATGTAGGTGTCCCTATAATTGTAGTGAATGACATTAAGACGCTTGGAAGAGGAAACAAGCTTATTGAAAATGGTTGCTGTGATTTTGCTGCATATGGAAAGCCGTTTTTAGCCGATGGTGCGTTTGTAAAGCACTCCATTGGAAATATGGACTACAAGCCGTGCTTTGAATGCGGTAACTGCCAGTGGTTTACAAATGGTGAAAAATGTCCTGCACGGCTGCTGCTAAAACGCCAGGCGACAAAAGCGGCGGAAAGTGAAAGGTGA
- a CDS encoding NAD(P)H-dependent oxidoreductase, whose protein sequence is MKALVILTHPDIENSRVNKIWKQELVKYPDDIEIHELYRDYPDWKIDVEKEQGLLDIHNYIIFQFPVYWYSYPPLLKKWLDDVFTHGWAYGSNGHKLEGKKFGLALSIGDKRENYSHTGSVGFTVDEVITPFKASANHVGAIVLPHFAFFGSSFQATDDEVDQSAKDYVEYILKYNT, encoded by the coding sequence ATGAAAGCTCTTGTAATTTTAACTCACCCGGACATTGAAAATTCGAGGGTAAATAAAATCTGGAAGCAGGAATTGGTCAAATATCCTGATGATATTGAAATCCATGAACTCTACAGAGACTATCCGGATTGGAAAATTGATGTTGAAAAAGAGCAGGGGTTGTTAGATATACACAATTATATTATTTTTCAATTTCCGGTATATTGGTATAGTTATCCGCCGCTGCTAAAAAAGTGGTTGGATGATGTGTTTACCCACGGTTGGGCTTACGGTTCAAATGGGCACAAACTGGAAGGCAAAAAATTCGGACTGGCTCTGTCCATTGGTGACAAAAGGGAAAATTACTCTCATACCGGTTCTGTAGGATTTACTGTTGATGAAGTGATTACACCCTTTAAGGCATCTGCTAATCATGTAGGTGCTATTGTACTACCTCATTTTGCATTCTTCGGTTCTTCATTTCAGGCTACGGATGATGAAGTAGATCAGAGTGCAAAAGATTATGTTGAGTATATTTTAAAATATAATACATGA
- a CDS encoding winged helix-turn-helix transcriptional regulator encodes MKQYNLGIEATLEILGGKWKALIVCLLMSGPKRTSELQRLIPTVSEKVLIQQLRNLERDGIVGKTRYNQMPPKVEYYITEYGKTANKIIDIMCQWGRKNIEIRKQHGEDVCLLDK; translated from the coding sequence GTGAAACAATATAATTTGGGAATCGAAGCAACACTTGAAATTCTAGGTGGCAAGTGGAAGGCTTTAATAGTATGTTTGTTGATGTCCGGTCCAAAGAGAACCAGCGAATTGCAACGGCTAATTCCTACCGTATCCGAGAAAGTTCTAATACAACAGCTCCGTAATTTAGAACGGGACGGAATCGTTGGAAAAACAAGATATAACCAAATGCCCCCGAAAGTTGAATACTATATCACCGAATATGGAAAAACTGCAAATAAGATCATTGACATTATGTGTCAATGGGGACGAAAAAATATTGAAATACGTAAACAACACGGTGAAGATGTATGCTTGTTAGATAAATAG
- a CDS encoding helix-turn-helix transcriptional regulator has translation MKNRLEEIRKKHGLKQEDLAAALEVSRQTIGSLENGRYNPSIILAFKIARYFNMSIEDIFIYEGEENEK, from the coding sequence GTGAAAAACCGGCTGGAAGAAATACGAAAGAAACATGGGTTAAAACAGGAAGATCTGGCGGCGGCTCTTGAAGTATCGAGGCAGACAATAGGGTCTCTTGAAAATGGCAGATATAATCCATCAATAATACTGGCTTTTAAAATAGCAAGATATTTTAACATGAGTATTGAAGATATTTTTATTTATGAGGGGGAGGAGAATGAAAAATAG
- a CDS encoding cyclic lactone autoinducer peptide, producing MKNVKGFITKNLMKGIGSLALVLGALVIFPNSLASGYQPKCPDELLK from the coding sequence ATGAAAAACGTCAAAGGATTCATAACAAAAAATTTAATGAAAGGCATTGGTTCTTTAGCATTGGTATTGGGGGCATTGGTTATATTCCCTAATTCCCTTGCTAGTGGTTATCAGCCAAAATGCCCTGATGAACTGCTGAAGTAA
- a CDS encoding sensor histidine kinase has product MYIIRELITDSIESILFLVTFEALYNNKKFIQENKLKTIYFCILYIIANYFSTFYISKVYHTIFLSIFCILLLSYIAKIRIFASCVIFFLFLSIIFVTENFIQAVGIFIYNINLNTFLSIKEYYVIFLITSKLLQIFIVILIFRFNKIFIKLKLFNSKDKMLSESIIQFGIFGLIIFIMSFGIFNVKYIKIYNCTVFILYFIFLILQLKEINRYKKMLNIESRYKIQESQISNMEEIISIIRQEKHDFANHINVIWGLCSLNRPDTVEKIKNYINGISGNLHSSFKFINTGNAYLDGLLSIKNNFADKNNIDLDIMIDEPFSKLNIKENELISIVSNLIDNAFEAFQSNPNTENKKITFDTFIEGSKFYIEISDNAGMIPKNIQDRIFERGFSTKTEKSDDHGFGLYITRQLIEQNNGCISLESNLETTKFLVAFNLEEADK; this is encoded by the coding sequence ATGTACATTATAAGAGAACTAATAACAGATAGTATAGAATCTATACTTTTTTTAGTAACTTTTGAAGCCTTATATAACAACAAAAAATTTATACAAGAAAATAAACTTAAAACTATTTATTTTTGTATATTATATATTATTGCTAATTATTTTAGTACTTTTTATATTAGTAAAGTATACCACACAATATTTCTTTCAATATTTTGCATCTTACTATTATCATATATTGCAAAGATACGAATTTTTGCTTCGTGTGTAATATTTTTCCTATTTCTTTCCATAATTTTTGTTACAGAAAATTTTATCCAAGCAGTTGGAATATTTATATATAATATAAATTTAAATACATTCTTATCAATTAAAGAATATTACGTGATTTTTTTAATTACTTCAAAATTACTTCAAATATTTATCGTGATACTCATTTTTAGGTTTAATAAAATCTTTATTAAACTTAAATTATTTAATTCAAAAGATAAAATGTTATCAGAGTCAATAATTCAATTTGGTATTTTCGGTCTTATTATATTTATTATGAGTTTTGGTATTTTTAATGTAAAATATATTAAAATTTACAACTGTACTGTATTTATTTTATACTTTATATTTTTAATACTTCAATTAAAAGAGATAAACAGATACAAAAAGATGCTAAACATAGAATCCAGATATAAAATCCAAGAAAGTCAAATAAGCAACATGGAAGAAATAATCAGTATCATCAGGCAGGAAAAGCATGATTTTGCAAATCATATCAATGTTATATGGGGACTTTGCTCATTAAACAGACCAGATACCGTTGAAAAAATAAAAAATTATATAAACGGAATATCAGGTAATCTCCATTCATCATTTAAATTTATAAATACAGGCAATGCCTATTTAGACGGATTATTATCCATTAAAAATAATTTTGCCGATAAAAACAATATAGACCTTGATATAATGATTGATGAGCCCTTCAGCAAATTAAACATTAAAGAAAATGAATTGATAAGCATTGTAAGCAATCTTATAGACAATGCATTTGAAGCATTTCAGTCCAATCCCAATACTGAAAATAAAAAAATAACCTTTGATACTTTTATTGAAGGCAGTAAATTTTATATTGAAATTTCCGACAATGCAGGTATGATCCCTAAAAATATTCAAGATAGAATTTTTGAAAGAGGTTTTTCTACAAAGACTGAAAAATCGGATGATCATGGATTTGGTCTGTACATTACCAGGCAGTTGATAGA